The Chroicocephalus ridibundus chromosome 3, bChrRid1.1, whole genome shotgun sequence genome has a segment encoding these proteins:
- the FAM110C gene encoding protein FAM110C, producing MPTELSRAVGMHAISDLHSSLSLRLRSKGPEYLRRQMEVRSPGRRSAVERLAADKAKYVKSQQVIGSRQEPAILLSSASESSGETCSVESRRSSRDPGGGKPLELAVYSCRPPLQHGPPIARRSTPRRQMRPDSLVIYRQKCEFGRGQSQDGSRGSLVRRIFQGSVKEKQLVASPAMPRVMEDSGATESKEPLSAKLGDHEPSEHGKEQNLAVSSEAPGVCTKEHERPSKLSTPPEEVKEVKRRGLHRSQSDISSRYSKSFSEFDTFFKYCGLEQEVIEDLGRENFSVVYDNVSFKVRSISVATSESDFTRHSGDEGLLEDELTEQVPSSTSVIERNARIIKWLYTCKKAKETNKMIQELA from the coding sequence ATGCCAACCGAACTCTCCCGGGCCGTGGGAATGCACGCCATCTCCGACCTCCACTCCTCCCTCAGCCTGCGGCTCCGCAGCAAAGGGCCCGAGTACCTCCGCCGGCAGATGGAGGTGCGCAGCCCCGGCAGGAGGAGCGCGGTGGAGAGGCTGGCAGCCGACAAGGCCAAGTACGTGAAAAGCCAGCAGGTGATcggcagcaggcaggagcccgCCATCCTGCTGAGCTCGGCCTCGGAGAGCAGCGGCGAGACCTGCTCGgtggagagcaggaggagcagcagggacccGGGCGGAGGGAAGCCCCTGGAGCTGGCCGTGTACTCCTGCCGGCCCCCCCTGCAGCACGGCCCCCCCATCGCCCGGCGCAGCACCCCCAGGAGGCAGATGCGGCCGGATTCCCTGGTGATTTACCGCCAGAAATGCGAGTTTGGGAGAGGTCAGAGCCAGGACGGCTCACGGGGGAGCTTGGTGAGGAGGATCTTCCAAGGGTCTGTAAAGGAGAAGCAGCTGGTGGCTTCCCCTGCGATGCCCAGAGTCATGGAGGACAGCGGAGCCACCGAGAGCAAAGAGCCGCTCTCAGCAAAACTCGGTGACCATGAGCCGAGCGAGCACGGAAAAGAGCAAAACCTTGCTGTGAGCAGCGAAGCCCCAGGGGTATGTACAAAAGAGCATGAGAGACCCTCCAAACTGAGCACACCTCCCGAGGAGGTCAAGGAGGTGAAGAGAAGAGGTCTCCATCGCTCCCAGTCAGACATCAGCTCTCGCtactccaagtccttctccgaGTTTGATACGTTTTTCAAGTACTGTGGCCTGGAGCAGGAGGTCATCGAGGATCTTGGGAGAGAGAACTTCTCTGTGGTGTACGACAATGTCTCCTTCAAGGTCCGCAGCATCAGTGTGGCAACGTCCGAGAGTGACTTCACGAGGCACAGCGGGGACgaggggctgctggaggatgAACTCACAGAGCAGGTCCCGAGCAGCACCTCCGTGATCGAGCGCAATGCTCGGATAATCAAATGGCTGTACACGTGTAAGAAAGCCAAGGAGACTAACAAGATGATCCAGGAACTGGCATGA